A genomic region of Fodinisporobacter ferrooxydans contains the following coding sequences:
- the nadC gene encoding carboxylating nicotinate-nucleotide diphosphorylase — MILEKRQITPIVQNALSEDVGYGDITTNSIVPKESTAKAVILTKEPGVIAGLEVAKTAFELIDPLLQMKTLVPEGEKLASGQVVMEIEGSARSILTAERVALNFLQRMSGIATKTLQFVEMIRYYNAKIVDTRKTTPGLRILEKYAVTVGGGRNHRFGLFDAVLIKDNHIAVAGGVREAIVAVRHKIPHTTRVEVEVEALEQIDEALEVKADIIMLDNMSTEQMHQAVEKIAGRAVVEASGGITEETLVEIAKTGVDYISVGALTHTIRSLDISLDIQLPVE; from the coding sequence ATGATATTAGAAAAAAGACAAATTACACCGATTGTTCAAAATGCTTTGTCAGAAGATGTTGGATACGGAGATATTACGACAAATTCGATTGTTCCGAAAGAATCCACTGCAAAAGCAGTCATTTTAACAAAGGAACCGGGTGTTATTGCCGGACTGGAAGTTGCAAAGACAGCCTTTGAACTGATTGACCCGCTTTTGCAAATGAAAACTCTAGTCCCGGAAGGCGAGAAATTGGCTAGTGGACAAGTTGTAATGGAAATCGAGGGCAGCGCTCGCTCCATTTTGACTGCTGAACGGGTCGCTTTAAATTTTTTGCAGCGGATGTCGGGGATTGCTACAAAGACTCTTCAATTTGTAGAAATGATTCGATATTATAATGCAAAGATTGTAGATACCAGAAAAACAACCCCGGGTTTGCGTATCTTGGAAAAATATGCGGTTACCGTTGGCGGCGGTAGAAATCACCGCTTTGGGTTATTTGATGCAGTATTGATAAAAGATAATCATATTGCCGTTGCTGGAGGTGTTCGTGAAGCGATTGTAGCAGTACGGCATAAGATACCGCATACCACGCGGGTAGAAGTCGAGGTTGAAGCACTTGAACAAATCGATGAAGCACTGGAAGTAAAAGCGGATATTATCATGCTCGATAATATGTCGACCGAGCAAATGCATCAGGCGGTTGAAAAAATTGCAGGCCGGGCAGTAGTTGAAGCATCTGGCGGAATTACGGAAGAAACGTTAGTTGAAATTGCCAAAACAGGCGTAGATTACATATCTGTTGGAGCATTAACGCATACGATTCGTTCCTTGGATATTAGTTTGGATATTCAATTGCCTGTTGAATAA
- the folK gene encoding 2-amino-4-hydroxy-6-hydroxymethyldihydropteridine diphosphokinase, which produces MSVRCYLGLGSNMGDRLLHLKTAVKLLDAVSGIQCISRSRIYETDPVGYLEQDQFLNAVVCVRTTRKPFELLELILQIEKQMGRERLIHWGPRTIDIDILTYGNMTLLSEQLVLPHPRLHERAFVLLPFMDLDKQWVHPNMNQSIQELWNQLKQKGGVREWMIQWESEYERTEN; this is translated from the coding sequence GTGAGTGTACGATGTTATTTAGGACTCGGTTCAAACATGGGTGATCGACTTCTGCATTTGAAGACAGCAGTCAAGTTATTAGATGCAGTTTCAGGTATTCAATGTATCAGCCGATCCAGGATTTATGAGACAGACCCGGTTGGCTATCTGGAGCAAGATCAGTTTTTAAATGCTGTTGTTTGCGTTCGCACAACAAGGAAACCATTTGAACTATTGGAGCTCATTTTGCAAATAGAAAAACAGATGGGCCGGGAGCGCTTGATTCATTGGGGCCCGCGAACCATTGACATCGATATATTAACATATGGAAATATGACCCTTTTATCAGAACAGCTTGTACTTCCGCATCCTCGTTTGCATGAACGTGCGTTTGTGCTGTTGCCATTTATGGATCTGGATAAGCAATGGGTGCATCCTAACATGAATCAAAGTATCCAAGAGTTATGGAATCAGTTAAAGCAGAAAGGAGGAGTAAGGGAATGGATGATACAGTGGGAAAGCGAATACGAGCGTACCGAAAATTGA
- a CDS encoding HD-GYP domain-containing protein has protein sequence MRLIQLQTLGNQSNLKMRLARPILDEKGTILVGKGVELTSFIVNRLLNLGILSAYVDDGLTNDIIVPEIVSQETTMKTISFIHKTMQEAANSKNFSKYFQTPKFTKKIQELFRIIIDEIQQNSSVMVSLANIYSTDEFLYHHSFNVTMMALMIGLKLKLSEKQMMDLGIGTILHDIGKMTIDPVILNKPDKLTPQEFEIMKTHTTNGFEILRNQGDISAAAAQIALLHHERFDGTGYPRGIPGKEQHIFGRIVALADVYEALTANRIYRRGYLPHQAFEYILGGGGSHFDPVIVDVFVKTIAVYPIGTEVTLNTGEKAIVTGVDSTCPHRPNVRVLFDANGNLLHTAYDIRLVENLTCMIVDTNVEGMSQTFQSAVQ, from the coding sequence ATGAGGCTGATTCAGTTACAGACGTTAGGCAATCAATCCAATTTGAAAATGAGGTTGGCCAGGCCTATTCTTGACGAAAAAGGCACGATACTCGTTGGGAAAGGTGTTGAACTTACGTCGTTTATTGTGAATCGGCTGTTAAATTTAGGGATTTTATCTGCATACGTTGATGATGGATTGACAAATGATATCATTGTTCCTGAGATTGTTAGCCAAGAGACCACGATGAAGACGATTTCGTTTATACATAAAACGATGCAGGAAGCGGCGAACTCAAAAAATTTCTCAAAATACTTTCAAACACCAAAGTTTACTAAAAAAATCCAGGAGCTATTCCGAATTATTATTGATGAAATTCAACAGAACTCTTCTGTAATGGTAAGTTTAGCAAATATTTATTCGACAGACGAATTTCTTTATCATCATTCCTTTAATGTCACAATGATGGCTTTAATGATTGGGTTGAAATTAAAATTATCGGAAAAGCAAATGATGGACTTGGGAATCGGGACGATCTTGCATGATATTGGAAAAATGACAATTGATCCCGTTATTTTAAATAAGCCGGACAAATTAACACCGCAAGAGTTTGAGATTATGAAAACACACACAACGAACGGTTTTGAGATTCTTCGAAATCAAGGGGACATTTCTGCAGCAGCTGCTCAGATTGCTCTGCTGCATCATGAGCGATTTGATGGAACTGGATATCCGCGAGGAATACCAGGGAAAGAGCAGCATATTTTCGGTCGAATCGTTGCATTGGCGGATGTTTATGAAGCATTGACCGCAAATCGTATATACCGACGTGGGTATTTGCCGCATCAGGCATTTGAATATATTTTGGGTGGTGGTGGGTCGCATTTTGATCCGGTAATCGTTGATGTTTTTGTCAAGACGATTGCGGTATATCCAATCGGGACGGAAGTTACCTTGAATACTGGCGAAAAAGCAATTGTAACTGGGGTTGATTCGACTTGCCCCCATCGTCCCAATGTTCGCGTGTTATTTGATGCAAATGGGAATCTGTTGCATACAGCGTATGATATTCGTTTGGTGGAAAATCTTACATGCATGATTGTAGATACCAATGTAGAGGGAATGTCACAAACGTTCCAATCTGCCGTTCAGTGA
- the folB gene encoding dihydroneopterin aldolase, translated as MDKIELLGMEFYGYHGVLPEENALGQRFTVDVVLCQSLQNAGRTDQIKETVNYAEVYEIVERIVAEKRFQLIETVAEVIASEILSTYAVVSVDVRVAKEHPPIPGHIRQVAVSIHRMREALDE; from the coding sequence ATGGATAAAATTGAACTGCTTGGAATGGAGTTTTACGGGTATCATGGGGTTTTGCCGGAAGAGAATGCCTTAGGGCAACGGTTTACAGTAGATGTAGTATTGTGCCAGTCCCTTCAGAATGCCGGCAGAACTGACCAAATCAAGGAAACGGTTAATTACGCGGAAGTTTATGAAATCGTAGAACGAATCGTTGCCGAAAAGAGGTTTCAATTAATTGAGACAGTGGCAGAAGTAATTGCATCGGAAATCTTGTCAACATATGCAGTAGTTTCTGTGGATGTGCGAGTTGCGAAAGAACATCCCCCGATTCCGGGGCATATCCGTCAAGTAGCCGTTTCGATCCATCGGATGCGGGAGGCTTTGGACGAGTGA
- the hslO gene encoding Hsp33 family molecular chaperone HslO: protein MSDYLVRAIAFDGKLRAFAALTKDTVEEIRKRHDTWPVATAAVGRTATATVMMGAMLKGDDRVTIQIKGGGPIGQIVADANAGGDVRAYCTKPHVDLPLNENGKLDVAGAVGTNGFLNVVKDLGLKEPYRGNVPLISGELGEDFTYYFTSSEQTPSAVGVGVLVNPDLTVRTSGGFIIQLLPGIEEDEIQQLENRLQSLPQLTTLFDQGLSPEDLLQTILPDASMRILDRFPIRFACTCSHDRLERVMISLGREELKNILQDQGHAEIICQFCKEAYVFDQNQLQNMIESLK, encoded by the coding sequence ATGTCAGATTACTTGGTGCGGGCAATTGCCTTTGACGGAAAACTGCGAGCTTTTGCCGCGTTAACCAAAGATACAGTCGAAGAAATACGCAAACGCCATGATACCTGGCCGGTAGCGACAGCAGCAGTGGGCCGTACCGCTACTGCAACGGTCATGATGGGTGCGATGCTAAAGGGGGATGATCGTGTAACGATACAGATCAAAGGCGGCGGCCCGATCGGCCAAATCGTGGCAGATGCCAATGCCGGTGGTGATGTTCGCGCATATTGTACGAAACCGCATGTTGATTTGCCCTTAAATGAAAATGGGAAATTGGATGTAGCAGGCGCTGTTGGAACAAATGGCTTTCTAAATGTCGTGAAGGATCTAGGTTTAAAAGAACCATATCGCGGCAATGTACCTTTGATCTCCGGAGAATTGGGAGAAGATTTTACATACTATTTTACCTCCTCTGAGCAAACACCCTCTGCAGTGGGTGTTGGTGTTTTGGTGAATCCTGATTTAACTGTCCGAACATCCGGCGGATTTATTATTCAATTACTTCCGGGTATAGAGGAAGATGAAATTCAACAATTGGAAAATCGCCTGCAAAGCCTTCCGCAGCTCACGACTTTGTTTGATCAAGGACTCAGCCCGGAGGATCTTTTACAAACCATTCTTCCCGATGCTTCCATGAGAATTTTGGATCGCTTTCCGATTCGCTTTGCATGCACATGTTCTCATGACCGATTGGAACGAGTCATGATAAGTTTAGGGAGAGAAGAATTAAAGAATATATTGCAGGATCAGGGGCATGCGGAAATTATCTGTCAATTTTGCAAAGAAGCATATGTATTTGATCAAAATCAGTTGCAAAATATGATTGAATCATTAAAGTGA
- the cysK gene encoding cysteine synthase A, with amino-acid sequence MMKLANHILELIGNTPVVKLRNVTEADSADVFVKLEWFNPGGSVKDRIAYAMIEAAEREGQLKPGGTIVEPTSGNTGIGLALVAAAKGYKAILVMPDTMSLERRNLLRAYGAELVLTPGAEGMSGAIRKANEITAQNAGYFMPQQFNNPANPQIHQETTGREIVQQMEGKLDAFIAAVGTGGTITGVAKVLRQEIPNAKIITVEPTNSPVLSGGKPGPHKIQGIGAGFIPEVMEKDLLDEIILVDNEDAFATARRLAREEGLLVGISTGANVFAALQVAKKLGPGKRVLAISPSNGERYLSTPLFQFE; translated from the coding sequence ATGATGAAATTGGCGAATCATATTCTTGAACTGATCGGAAATACTCCAGTTGTAAAATTAAGAAATGTAACGGAAGCAGATTCCGCAGATGTATTCGTAAAATTGGAATGGTTTAACCCAGGCGGCAGTGTAAAAGACCGAATTGCGTATGCGATGATCGAAGCTGCGGAACGTGAAGGACAATTGAAGCCAGGTGGTACGATTGTCGAACCGACGAGCGGAAATACGGGAATTGGCCTGGCACTGGTTGCTGCGGCAAAAGGGTATAAGGCAATTTTGGTCATGCCGGACACGATGAGTTTGGAACGGCGCAATCTGTTGCGCGCATATGGAGCTGAATTGGTTTTGACGCCCGGTGCGGAAGGAATGAGTGGCGCCATTCGCAAAGCAAATGAGATTACAGCACAGAATGCCGGTTATTTTATGCCGCAACAGTTTAATAATCCGGCAAATCCTCAAATTCATCAAGAAACCACAGGCCGGGAAATTGTCCAACAAATGGAAGGTAAGTTGGATGCGTTCATCGCAGCGGTTGGCACGGGCGGAACGATTACGGGTGTTGCCAAGGTATTGCGCCAGGAAATACCGAATGCGAAGATTATTACAGTGGAGCCAACCAATTCTCCGGTTTTATCGGGGGGTAAACCAGGACCACATAAAATTCAAGGAATTGGTGCAGGTTTTATCCCAGAAGTCATGGAAAAAGATTTGTTGGATGAAATTATTCTCGTGGATAACGAGGATGCATTTGCAACAGCTCGTCGATTGGCGCGTGAAGAAGGCTTGCTTGTTGGGATTTCCACAGGCGCCAATGTATTCGCAGCATTACAGGTGGCCAAAAAATTAGGACCGGGAAAACGCGTCTTGGCAATTTCTCCATCGAATGGCGAACGATACCTCAGTACTCCTTTGTTTCAATTTGAATAG
- a CDS encoding helix-turn-helix transcriptional regulator, whose product MDDTVGKRIRAYRKLKHLTQQEFADLLGVSVGLLGAIERGTKTCPAELIKRVGDLLQVSLEDLTSEENSRF is encoded by the coding sequence ATGGATGATACAGTGGGAAAGCGAATACGAGCGTACCGAAAATTGAAGCATTTAACTCAGCAAGAATTTGCGGATTTGCTTGGTGTTTCCGTAGGACTGTTAGGTGCGATCGAACGAGGAACAAAGACATGCCCCGCTGAACTGATCAAGCGAGTCGGGGATCTCTTGCAAGTATCTTTGGAAGATCTTACGTCGGAGGAAAATTCCCGGTTTTAA
- the folP gene encoding dihydropteroate synthase, producing the protein MDHWQTNNSPGVHWMAIKDWKIRDTVLPTTQKTLVMGILNMTPDSFSDGGSYSTVDIALQRVREMIEDGADIIDIGGESTRPGYQPVSEEEELRRVIPVIERIRKEFTIPLSIDTYKSNVARAAILAGADIINDIGGLQYDGNMAKTAAELKVPVIVMHNRSEPTDEDFVATWIQDMQKALVIAIRAGIEPDRIILDPGIGFAKTHEQNLLAMKYLHTFCNLGYPVLLGTSRKSIIAKTLNLPVQERVEGTAATVACGIFQGAAIVRVHDTKAMVRVAKMTDAMMRVRG; encoded by the coding sequence ATGGATCATTGGCAGACAAACAACTCCCCGGGTGTACATTGGATGGCAATAAAAGACTGGAAAATTCGGGACACTGTCCTCCCGACGACTCAAAAAACGCTTGTAATGGGAATATTAAACATGACTCCGGATTCATTTTCAGATGGAGGTTCCTATTCCACTGTCGATATCGCTTTGCAACGTGTCCGGGAAATGATCGAGGACGGAGCCGATATCATCGATATTGGGGGGGAATCGACACGTCCCGGCTATCAACCTGTGTCTGAAGAGGAAGAATTGCGCAGAGTGATTCCCGTAATTGAGCGCATACGAAAAGAATTTACGATCCCGCTGTCCATAGATACATACAAGTCGAATGTTGCAAGGGCGGCTATTCTGGCAGGTGCCGATATAATCAACGATATCGGAGGACTGCAATATGACGGCAACATGGCAAAGACGGCGGCAGAACTGAAAGTTCCCGTGATTGTCATGCACAATCGGTCCGAGCCGACTGACGAAGATTTTGTAGCCACCTGGATTCAGGATATGCAAAAAGCGCTTGTGATCGCGATACGGGCAGGCATTGAGCCTGATCGCATTATTTTGGATCCGGGTATTGGATTTGCCAAAACACACGAACAAAATCTCCTTGCCATGAAATATTTGCATACATTCTGCAACTTAGGTTATCCGGTATTGCTAGGGACCTCGCGAAAGTCCATTATTGCAAAAACATTGAATTTGCCCGTGCAGGAGCGGGTTGAAGGAACAGCCGCTACAGTTGCCTGCGGGATTTTTCAGGGTGCTGCAATTGTCCGCGTGCATGATACAAAGGCGATGGTTCGAGTAGCTAAAATGACAGATGCCATGATGCGTGTTAGGGGTTAA
- a CDS encoding type III pantothenate kinase yields MILVMDVGNTNITLGVYDGDELLYHWRIATQRERTADEHAVLLQQLFAMGQITFQQIEGIIISSVVPPIMTALELMCLRYFGKKPFVVGPGIKTGLELKNENPKEVGADRIVNAVAAIELYGPPLIVVDFGTATTFCIIDGNGRYVGGIIAPGIKIATEALFQRAAKLPRIDLVKPPHVIGRNTITSMQSGVIYGFAGQVDGLVNRIQNELSLPFTVIATGGLAGVVADESSAIHFIDPLLTLKGLRLIYQKNFTKQ; encoded by the coding sequence ATGATTTTGGTAATGGATGTAGGAAACACCAATATTACGCTTGGCGTATATGATGGCGACGAGTTGCTGTATCACTGGCGGATTGCAACACAAAGAGAACGGACGGCAGATGAACACGCAGTTCTGCTGCAACAATTATTCGCCATGGGACAAATAACATTTCAACAAATTGAGGGTATTATTATTTCTTCCGTAGTACCTCCAATTATGACAGCTTTAGAACTCATGTGCCTAAGATACTTTGGGAAAAAACCATTTGTTGTGGGACCTGGAATCAAAACAGGGCTTGAATTAAAGAACGAAAACCCCAAAGAAGTTGGTGCAGACCGTATTGTAAATGCAGTAGCAGCCATTGAATTGTATGGACCTCCGTTAATTGTCGTAGATTTTGGCACAGCAACTACATTTTGTATCATTGATGGAAACGGGCGTTACGTTGGCGGGATTATTGCGCCTGGGATTAAAATTGCAACAGAGGCATTGTTTCAGCGGGCGGCGAAACTTCCGCGTATCGATTTGGTAAAACCCCCGCATGTCATTGGCCGCAATACGATCACAAGTATGCAATCCGGAGTTATTTACGGATTTGCCGGTCAGGTGGATGGCCTTGTCAATCGTATACAGAATGAACTTTCTTTGCCGTTTACAGTGATTGCAACTGGCGGATTGGCGGGAGTTGTGGCGGATGAGTCCAGTGCGATCCATTTTATCGATCCGCTATTGACGTTAAAAGGTTTGCGATTGATATATCAAAAAAATTTTACGAAGCAGTGA